AAGAAACCATCTGAATCGTTGTTCTGCAAAAATGCCAGAGGTTCCAGACCCAGCCTCTGGGCTTTTTCCCAACTGCCCGGGGTCAAGAAAGCCCCTGCTGCCAGACTGCTGCCATCGATGCCATCTGATCCAGCCACCAGAGCATGCACCCCTTCTGATTTCAGTTCTTGCAAGAGCCAGAGGGCAAATTCCTGATTGCGCCCTCCTCTGCCCTGTCCAGTCACGGTCACGGTGGTCTCTCCGCCAGAAAGCAGCACCATTGGACCTGATCTGGATGCCCGGATTTCGCGGATTTTCTGGGCGTGCAACTGGGCGAGGTCGCGGGCTTCTCCGGTGAACTGGTCGGAGAGAATCAGGACTTTGCAGCCTTGCCGCTCTAGAAAATCTCGGGCAGCTTCCAGCAACAACCGGTTGGAGCCGATGATGTTGTTCTGTGTGTTGGAAAGGGTTTTGGGGGTCTCTGGAAGCTCACCCCGGATGCCTGCTTGCAGATGACGGACCACCGCAGGGGCCTCTATCCGATATGTGTTCAGCACATCCAGAGCGTCCTGAAAAGTGGAGGCATCTGGCACAGCAGGACCACTGGCGATCACCGAAGGGTCATCTCCAACCACATCGGAGATCAGGAAGCCCTCGATTTGGGCTCTGGTGGCAGCAGCCAATCTTCCCCCTTTGACCAGAGACAGGTGCTTGCGAACAGTGTTGAGTTCCTGAATGCTGGCCCCAGCACGCATCAGGTGTTGGGCCACCTGCTGTTTTTCCTGCAAAGTGACCCCCCAGGGGGCACAAAACAAGGCACTGCCTCCGCCAGAGACCAGCATCAGGATCCTGTGGTGTGCTTGCCATCTGGAGAAGTGATCCAGAGCCAGATGGGCAGCCTGCACGCTCTGTTCGTCAGGGGTGGGATGGCCCGCCAGCACAAGCTGAATGTGCTCTGGCAATACGGCTTTGGGGGTGCCTTTGGGGGCCACCACCAGACCAGGTGCCTCTGGAAAAGCCTTCAGAACGGCTTGCATCATGGGCAGGGCCGCTTTGCCCAATGAGAGCACAAAATCAGGCGGTGTGGTCTTTTGCAGCACAGGTTCCAGAAGCCACTCTGGTGAAGCGGCCTCCAGAGCAGCAAAGAAACTCTGGCCAAGCAAGTCCTGAGGATTCATGGTGCCCAGTGTAAGGCAAGGAAAAGGGCCACCTTTGCAGATGGCCCCTCTTTTTCCCATCTTTTACTGCACAGTCATGCTTTTTACTGCACGGTCACAGTGAAATTCTTGATCCAGATGTTTCCGGTTCCACCAGAGGACTCATCGCCGAACTCGATGCCCGTGAGGTAGTGGTTGCGGTTGGCATACCCTCTGTTCACAGAATCTTCAATGAATTTCTTGAAGTTGAGGCTGGCCTGATTGCGTCCGGCAGGGCCTTTGTAGGTGATGTAATCCCATGCTGCTCCATTGGTGGTCATGTAGGCTTTGTAGATGTCGTAGTAGACCCCATCGATGGTGGTTCCGGCGACTCTGGAGCCTGCGGGGTTTGCACCGCTGTTGTAGTCCAACCAGACCATGATTTCGGTGGCAATGTCGCCGGGACGGGCGTTTCCAGCCCCACCAGAGCGGGTGAGCCAGATCTCGGGGGCAAAGTCGTAGTATCCGGTGCGACTGCCTTCCACGTCATAGTTGAGGATCACGTTGGGCATGCCGTCCACTTTCATGGGGAAACGGGCGTCGGTGCTCTGGGCGGTGTCCCAGGGTTTCCAGCCGAAGATGATCTCGGGGTAGGCGTACACGGTGGGTTCGTAGCCGGGCCAGTTCCAGTTCCAGCCGTACTGCTTCTGTCCATTCACGGTGCGTTCTTGCAGGCACTGTTTCCAGTAGCGACCATTGGTCTTGTCGCTGCCCCAGGTGTTGTTCACGTATTTGTAAGGGCCGACCTGAATGGTGGCGAAAGGATCGCAATATTCCTTGGATGGGCCGGGGGTGTCTCCTCCGCCACTGTGGGAGGTGGGAATCAGGCGGAACTTCTGGTTGTCGCCTTGTGTGCAGGACCATTGGGTGAGCTGTGCACCGTTGTTCTGGCTGATGCCAGCGATGTCGAGGCACTTGTCGCTGTGTTTGGCCACCAGATGGTAGGTGTCGTTCCCGAGGGTCCAGAGGGCAAACAGCTGGTTGCGCAGGTTGGGATCGTCGGGGTTGCTGTGGCAGTCCCACTGGGCCACCCGGCCACCATTTTCCTGACTGAATCCGACCACATCGGCGCACTTCTGGGAGTGCTGGGGCACCAGTTGGTAATACACCCCTCCGGCATTGACCCGTTTGAGTTTGAAATCCTGATTGTAGTTGGGGTTGTTGTTCACGCAATCCCACTGGTGGATGTTGGCATCGTTGCTCTGGCTGATGCCAGCAACATCCAAACATTTCCCACTGTGAACGGCTTGCAAACGGAAAATTTTACCGTCTCCGATGTCTGCCCCTCCTCCCGAGTGGGCCATTGCCGTGATGCTCTGGGAGGGGGTGGGGGTGGAGGTGCTGCAAGCGGTCAGGGCAAGCAGCATCAAGCCAGAGACAGAAGTCCATTTTTTCATGGTTCTCCTTCGGCCAGCCGGAATTTGAGCCTTGAGGTTCAGGGCTGGCGGTTTGAATTGGGTTGAGCTTTCTTTAACGGTAAATGCAAGCCCTGAAAAAATCTGAAATTCGCATTTTCATTTTGCTGAACATTGTTCTTGTGATACCTGATTACGTAACAAGCTTTTCAAGACCTGTTTGATTTGAGAAAAACAG
This DNA window, taken from Deinococcus misasensis DSM 22328, encodes the following:
- a CDS encoding RICIN domain-containing protein, which gives rise to MKKWTSVSGLMLLALTACSTSTPTPSQSITAMAHSGGGADIGDGKIFRLQAVHSGKCLDVAGISQSNDANIHQWDCVNNNPNYNQDFKLKRVNAGGVYYQLVPQHSQKCADVVGFSQENGGRVAQWDCHSNPDDPNLRNQLFALWTLGNDTYHLVAKHSDKCLDIAGISQNNGAQLTQWSCTQGDNQKFRLIPTSHSGGGDTPGPSKEYCDPFATIQVGPYKYVNNTWGSDKTNGRYWKQCLQERTVNGQKQYGWNWNWPGYEPTVYAYPEIIFGWKPWDTAQSTDARFPMKVDGMPNVILNYDVEGSRTGYYDFAPEIWLTRSGGAGNARPGDIATEIMVWLDYNSGANPAGSRVAGTTIDGVYYDIYKAYMTTNGAAWDYITYKGPAGRNQASLNFKKFIEDSVNRGYANRNHYLTGIEFGDESSGGTGNIWIKNFTVTVQ
- a CDS encoding glycerate kinase type-2 family protein; translation: MNPQDLLGQSFFAALEAASPEWLLEPVLQKTTPPDFVLSLGKAALPMMQAVLKAFPEAPGLVVAPKGTPKAVLPEHIQLVLAGHPTPDEQSVQAAHLALDHFSRWQAHHRILMLVSGGGSALFCAPWGVTLQEKQQVAQHLMRAGASIQELNTVRKHLSLVKGGRLAAATRAQIEGFLISDVVGDDPSVIASGPAVPDASTFQDALDVLNTYRIEAPAVVRHLQAGIRGELPETPKTLSNTQNNIIGSNRLLLEAARDFLERQGCKVLILSDQFTGEARDLAQLHAQKIREIRASRSGPMVLLSGGETTVTVTGQGRGGRNQEFALWLLQELKSEGVHALVAGSDGIDGSSLAAGAFLTPGSWEKAQRLGLEPLAFLQNNDSDGFFSRMQDQLVTGPTGHNLNDFRALWVE